The following DNA comes from Mesoplodon densirostris isolate mMesDen1 chromosome 9, mMesDen1 primary haplotype, whole genome shotgun sequence.
TGCCAAAGCTCTGAAGAAGCAGTGGAGCATTAGTCACCCTGGGAAGGGAGGAGCTTTGGACTTCGGGGAGGGTCTCTTTTTGTCAGACCACTCATATAGTATCTCCCTTTGGTCTCCATCCATTCTCCTCCCTTCTCAGCTATACAGACATGCGTGCTCCTCTTCAGGGATAACTGATGACCCTGACTTTCTGTGGGAGGTGCACTCACCACTGTTGTCTTGGCTCCAGTCCAAGCCTGAAAGCGTACAGACGGTGCCTGGCTTGACGGTGCTGGTGGCGAGGGGAATGGGCTGGACTTTGTGGTTGAGGTTGGCGTGCTTAGCCAGCCTAATGAGCATGAGGTCATCCTGGGGGGAACTATGACTGTAGTTCCAGTAGCGGACAATCTGGATAGGGTCAATTATCTGCTCTGTCCCATCTCTGATTCTGTTCCTGAGATTTCCCAGCATCACTCTCAGGTTCCTGGAGGGATAAAGGGTTGGaagtaatcatcatcatcatcgtcatcatcatctaAGCTGATGTTGAATGTTATAGTGTGCCAGATACTTTGCCAAGGGCTTTATCTGGATTCTGGATTATGTCATTTACCACTCACAACAAATCTGTGAGGTGGATTCTATTTtgaatccccattttacagatgaagtaatGGAGGCACATAAGAGTATTCACCCATGTCACACAGTTGAGTGGTGGAGCCTTTAACCACTGTGTTTTCATGTAGTGTCCTTAATGTAGTGGAGAAGAAAAGGATGAATGGcatagaaatattattttccctCCTTTCCAGCTCCAGCCTATCAGATTGGGCATTTCCATTCTGGTGGAGGTAAGAGAATGAGGTGACTTGAGTGTTGGGTATCTCCTGTTTGCTTCATCAGATCTACTCACAACTCTTTCATCCTGCTCTGTACTTTGGAAGGTGATATATGTGGATTAAGTCAGTGGGCTTTCTGGTCCTCTAGTGTTTGATTGGTATTTGGCCAATAAGAAGcaccagagggcctccctggtggcgcaagtggttgagagtccgcctgccgatgcaggggatacgggttcgtgccccggtctgggaggatcccatatgccgcggagcggctgggcccgtgggccatggccgctgagcctgcgcgtccggagcctgcgcgtccggagcctgtgctccgcaacgggggaggccacaacagtgagaggcccgcgtaccgcaaaaaaaaaaaaaaaaaaaaagaagcaccagAAAgtaaggggagggagaagggagaggttGGAGTACTTATACTCCCATCTTTCTTCCTGTAAGGTTGCCACAGGGCGTGGCTGTTGGCTGTCTCTTGACCAATGGTTACAGCCCCTATCAGGCAGTCCCTGCGCacagcgctctctctctctctctctctctctctctctttccccctctccccttgTAAACATTCTCTCCCCCGCCGCTTTCGGTCTAGGGGTAGTAACTGCACCTTTCTAATGCTAAACACGGGGGGACTGAACTATTCCTTGTGTTTTCCCTGTAACGAGACCATACCTTTGTCATTAGTTCTTTTTATGAACTCTCCTCAACTTAATCAAATTTGAGTGTACCATCAGTTACCTGCTGGTTCCTTAACTGACAAAACACATTCCTATTGCCAGTAAAAAACTTGAAGAACCAACGGGAGACTGAGGAGGCATAGTACGTAGAACGGGGCTCCTCAAGAGCAGCACTGCTGACGTTTGGGGCTGGGTACTGCTCCGCGGTGGGGCTGCTCTGTGCGCGGGAGGGTGTTTAGCCACATCCCTGCCCTGGCCTCTGTTCGCTGGGTAGGCGCCCTTAGCACAGCCTCCCCCCATCCCTCATCCCATTGTGACAGCCAAAGATGTCTGCCTTTGCCAAATGTAAATACCCTGGAGGGGAAGCTGCCTCTACTTGAGAACCACCGACGCAGAATGAGTAGTAGCTGTTGTAGTGGGTAAGGATGCCCAGCACTCACGGTAGGTAGCAGTGAGCAGGGGCCAGCACCCAGTTGCTTTTGATGAGGACACCCACACAGGGATTGAAGTGAGACTTGAGGTATACCAAATAGGGGGCATGGTCTTCTTTCTGCACAGATGAGTGAGCGGGGGAAAATATCCCTGAGAAACATATATAAGATGTTCTTAGAACGAATAAGACAATCAACAACTTCCTAGTTGAATAGAAATATGGATGATTTTAAAGAAGTAATCAGTTGCCAGGAAATGTGAAaatgtttgacatttttttcgaataaaaatgtaaatcaaaatgacATAGTGTTTCACCTAATATTTATACTAatcatttttgtttaatattgGTAATATTCAGTCTAAGAAAGTAAAATGAGAGAGACTCTCATTTACTGCTTATAGGAATGGgaatttattctgttttcttgaaAAGCAATTTAGAAATGGGCATCAAGAATTGTAAATGGTTCATCAACTTTGACCTAATATTTCCAAAGCCAAGAATTCTTGattctaaagaaataatcagaTGTAGACAAAGATTATTAATAAATGTGCTCATTTtaacactatttataatagctaaatgGTTGAAATATGAGTGTCCAATGCAGTAACGTTGGACATTGAAATACAAAAGTATATGAACAAATGGAACGTCATATATGTTAAAATTGCATTTGTAAAGAATAttaaacagcaaaggaaatattGATAacctttaagttaaaaaataaaaatgtacactTAATCCAGTAATCTAATTGTCTAAAAAcaagtaaagaaacaaaaataaaccattaaaaataagtaaagccTGGGAGTAAATTCAGACAATGCATTAGCATGTGTTGACTGAGGTGGGATTATGAATGATGtttattgtttctactttttaatatttccaaCTTTTCTAGTATGAACATGCAGTGCTTTTATAActgaattatattatttaaaaaaactagagAATAAAGAGGAGGAAGGCTGATTCTAGTATCAGAAATATTGTTCTTGTTTCAGCTGCCCTTGGTTCTTATGTTAATCCTCCCCAAGCCCAGTCCTGTACCTCACCACACCCTTCTCTGTGAGGTCACACAGTTAGAAACCCCAAGGAAAAAAGGGTGGACTATTATTAAGGACAAGAGACATTGAGCtcttgttctaagtgctttacatggatttatttaatcttcacaatgacTCTATAGTGTAGGTAGTAATATCCCCATTTTGACtgtagaaactgaagcacagatagATTAATTAACTTgtccaagctcacacagctaaTTTGTGATGCAACCTAGGCAAGTCAGGGTGTGGTGGGAAAGGCCTCACCAGCAAATTCTGCCATCAGAAGAACTTCATGGTAGTCAGGAAGTATAGGACATAGGGCCCTAGCATTTGATCTTTTGCTCCCACGTTCTCCATTCCTTGCATTCTGAGTCTCTAAGCTTTTGATGTCAGATGTCAAAATGAGTACTCTGTCTTTGTGACTACACTAGGCTTGCCCACTGTGATGAAGCCCACATTTTGGAATAACCAGGGTGGAACACTCACTGTCGAGCATTCTCTGAGGCAGGTGTACACCATAACCTACCCCATAGCCTAGCACTGGGGGCTCAGCCTGTCCCGAGAGCCTTTGGAGTCTGAGAGAGGAGACCCCTAATTATGCTTCTGACAGTTTTTCTTGACTCTTCTTTTGCACCTTCCACACATCCTGCCTCTGCCTCACTCCATCCTCTATTAACCTGTGCCTTATAGGACAGAGTAGAAAGTCATGGATACATACCAGCAAGGACACTCAAACAGAAGATAAATTTCATAGCCGTCTAAGTCTTTCCTTGTGAGGTGCGGAATTCCAGCAGAAAATGGAGCTCTCAGCTCAGTATTTTCCTCAGGAACACCTAGGAGAGTCAGTGGGTGTGGTTAGGCATGGGGGCACGCAGTGGGATTGAAAAGCAGCTCTGGGCATaaacaggaaggaggaagagggctCCAGATAGGCAGATGGAGGCCCTTCTGCTCCAGGGAAGGTGGGGGACTGTGCCTCTATTGGGGTCTCTTAGGGAAGGACAAGGAAGCCTAGTTCCTAGACTTCTGGATCCAGGTCCCTCTATTTGCTGCCCCTAAAAGCCCATCTGCCTAAAAGTAGTTAAACCGTCTGCGGGAAAGGGAG
Coding sequences within:
- the PRSS37 gene encoding probable inactive serine protease 37 isoform X1 is translated as MKFIFCLSVLAGIFSPAHSSVQKEDHAPYLVYLKSHFNPCVGVLIKSNWVLAPAHCYLPNLRVMLGNLRNRIRDGTEQIIDPIQIVRYWNYSHSSPQDDLMLIRLAKHANLNHKVQPIPLATSTVKPGTVCTLSGLDWSQDNSGRHPDLRQNLEAPMMSDADCQKTEQGKSHRNSICVKFVKVFSRIFGEVAVATVICKGKLQGIEVGHFMGGDVGIYTNVQKYITWIENVTKDK
- the PRSS37 gene encoding probable inactive serine protease 37 isoform X2; this translates as MKFIFCLSVLAGIFSPAHSSVQKEDHAPYLVYLKSHFNPCVGVLIKSNWVLAPAHCYLPNLRVMLGNLRNRIRDGTEQIIDPIQIVRYWNYSHSSPQDDLMLIRLAKHANLNHKVQPIPLATSTVKPGTVCTLSGLDWSQDNSRHPDLRQNLEAPMMSDADCQKTEQGKSHRNSICVKFVKVFSRIFGEVAVATVICKGKLQGIEVGHFMGGDVGIYTNVQKYITWIENVTKDK